Genomic DNA from Prunus persica cultivar Lovell chromosome G1, Prunus_persica_NCBIv2, whole genome shotgun sequence:
CTAGAAGAAGGTTGTACCACATCCCAATACAAATGATAATGAAtgaaaagaaactaaaatgCACTAAAAATCAACAGAATGTCTAGCAGTAACCATATGTGTGCCTCAGATTCATTTAAAACAGGCCTGCAGCAAAATACATGCCACAGAAAACTCATAAATCAGGCAAACATCAAGCCCCACGTTGGTTAAAATACGGTTGAAGTTTCAAACAGAACCTAAAAGTAAAAATCTggttgaaattaaaaatgattACCATGGCATGCATTGAGAGAAATTCAACAGAAAAACATATAATAGAGATATACTCTTTTTAAGAATGATCTAATGCAGGACAACGGATTACTCATTATAGTCAACTGGGCTCTAAGAGaaaaaacatttcaaaaatGATATTGGCAAAAGTTCTAGTTTCGTTACAGAAGCTCAACGTGAAATAGACAGGCAACTACTTAAGGGATGGCACAGCCACCTGGATCAGAACTCCATACCTTCATGGCCAAATGGTGGTCCCGAATGTGGGGGTCTTCCTCCATTCATCCAAACACCACGTTGTTCATCGGCAAATCGTCTTTGACTATCAGGGAGGGGAGTCAAAGAGTATGGAGCATGGTATGGATGCTGGGGATGTTGCTGACTCGAGGGCTTTGTATAAGAGAAATGACTGGATGGATTTTGTGGTGGAGCAGGAGGTAAAGGCCTTTGAGGAAAAGGGGTATTACCTTGTTGAAATTGTTGGCTTGGTTGAGAGACTTGTGCACTTAGAAACATGTCATTATGTCCGTGTTCTAATTGCCTCGTTGAGTTAAATCCAGAAGGTTCTCGAGGACCACATACTCCTGTAGGAATAAAGCAAGCTTGCTGCTGTGGAAACATCTCGCTTTTTGCAGCCGCATCAATAGGGCCCCCATGAGGAGCATTTCCAGCAATTTGGACAAGCTGGTTACCCTGTATAGAGAAATAATGTGTTAtatgatataatatatatatacacacaacaACGTGCGATTGATAGGGGGGAAGCAAGAAGCCTTACACTAGTGCTACAGTATTCATGAGGTACAGGAAGTTGATATGGCACCTGCGGGGAAGAATGCATTGTTGACTGAGATGGCAGCATCTGTTGGGATAGTAATGATGCCTGAGTTGGTATAGATGACTGAGGAAATAATGGCGGATGACCTGATGGTGGTAGAGGAGGAGGTAGCTGTGATGGTAGAGGTGGGggtggcggtggcggtggtgATGGGGATAACGGGGGTGGGGGTGGCGGTGGTGGGGGTGATGGAGGCAGAGGtgggggaggaggaggagaatcAAGAGGCAATGGTGGAGAACCCTCTGGAAGAGGGGGCAACTCACTGCAAACATTTGAAGCTGGCTCTGTGACCGTATCTGATCCCTGCTGTTGTGGATCCCTTTCAAAAGAACCATTAACAAACGAGGGTCTTTCATCCTTTGGATGTCCAGAAACATCTTCCATTTCAAGTTCACCATCCACATCCTCCAAGATGCAATGTCGCCTATCATTTGGAGTCACAGCACAAGTTTCTGATTCCCCAGAAGCATGAGTGGTTTCCACCGGTGAGGAATGGCTAGTCTCCTTATATGAACAGCTAGGaagttcttcatcttcttcttcatcatcttcaaatGCATGAGAAGATAAAAAGCCAGGCAGCTGAAATGTAGCATTACTGACACAAGAAGCAACACAGAACTACATGTATCAGATACCAGAGAGTCCGTGCAACAATAGAAGTGATGCATAAAAGTAATAGAAGCAAGTTTCTTTGGCGAATACTCaatggaaaaacaaataaatgtaACTTTAATACCCAATTAAACAGGCAATTAGAAAAATTTATATTCTAGGTAAAATCATTGAATTGCATGCATACAATAATTGCACTATAAATTCCTTGAATTGCTTGTATATAAAggcaaaatttaaatttctcCACATTATTAATTCACTAATGAGAAGCTACTATCCATCTAATAAGTTCATGTCCTTTACATGGTCACGCATGTAAGTTATTTGGTCAAGAAGCAATAGCAAACAGAACCTTAGGATCAGCTCTTTACAGGACAACaatgaaaggaagaaaaatagtACAATTATAACTcttaagaaaaaacaaaaaaagtaatatgTTTACCTGCCGTACTCATCCACAAACATTCCTTCCATTTCTCTGATTGGATCATCTATAGCACGCTCGGCTCGAGATGGACGTCTAAGGGCGAAACCAGCAGTTGCATCATCATTTGAAACCCCAATGTCATCCATGTAGCGACGAAGGACAGATTCGGGAAAGATTTTTCTCTCAATCCACAGCCGTAAAACCTGGATGAGAAGTCTGTTTCACTTTATCTTGTATACAAACAAGAAGTTCACGTAACATTATATAAGACTGCACTTACCTTAAGACACTGACGACGATTGTCACGAGCACCAGAACCAGGTGGGGCAGCAGCACCTAGAAGACGTGGCAATGCTGCTTGAACTGTCGGAACATATGAAGCTCCCGCAATGCCTGTATATTGACAAAAAATACTTACCATTAATAACAGATTTCAGAAGGAAATACCATATCAAGCACTCACAAccagcgagagagagagagagagagagagagagagagagagagagagagagaggcatgaATATCtattatcacaaaaagttGTTTTCAAGTACATATACCTTTTTGATTATGCGAGCATTGTGTGATGGAAtccacaagaaagaaaagatcaaCCTTACGATGAAAACTAGGCTCACCCTCCAACTTTCGGATTAGTAGTTCCACAACCTGCATAAAAGAGGAagtcaaattttcaaattctgaAAGAGTATCTTCCAATCAACATGATGATTGTCGGcaataatattcttcaattgGTGTGTGATATACTTCATAAATTCCAAAAACAAACCAGGTCATGTTCAAAGTACATTACCACCTCTGCGATAGCAGTtaccatttatttatttgtcagCATATGCAGTTTTAGATAATCCATCACCGAACTTCCATTGCAAATTggtaagtaaaaggacaaaggcAAAAACAGATGACAACTTGACACACATAAATTACAAATCTAGATGCAGAAAGAAAGGAATGTGCAAACTGCTACTAGAaggtttctttttctcaacTTCAGATGAAAGTTGGAACAGAAATGACTAGAACTATTAATTGGTTATGGTAAGTGTAGACAAGAAATTTGAAACTCAAATAGACCTGGGCAATGAGTATAGCAAATCAAAACTTTCACTACAAAAACATTTTGcacttattttttaacaaacaAAAGTACACTGGCAAATGTAATGCACGCATATTACAGAGTATATGCAAATTATAAGAGTACTATccacaaagaaaaatcaatcatTAAACGATATTAGTATAACAAGGTCTATACTGTATATACAATTGATATTAGATATTGATaaatcaattaatgaatgaatgaaaaagaaaggaaaaaattataTCAAGTGATAAGGATCTTTGAGAGAAATCAAAGAACACCTGGTAAAAGGAAGGTGAACACGCTAGGGAGCCTACCTCATTGGCAATACCATACTTGGCACAATCAATGGCAAGACGAGTTGCACGACCAATACTTTCTTTAGTCCTTGACAAAGTCTCTATCATTCCTTCAAAAGCATCACGAGCAACAGCTGCCTCAGTGCCACCACTAAGTGATCCTCCAGCAGTTTGATGCCCAGAACTAACTCTTCTTTCAGAGATTTCCTCAATATCAAGTTGAATTTGTGATGCAGATTGACGACCATGAGTAGACGGTGAAGCTAAATTTGTGAGTTGATTAGATCCCGGGAGATCCGCCTGCAATGCACTGCTGCTAGTGGACAAAAACCCCTGAACTTCAGAAGGGCTGGGGCTCCTCCCTTGCAAATCTTTGTTAGACACAAGAGTAGAATTGGAAATTCCAAGAAAGAAACTTTGTGAATGAGCCTGTTTCCTCTTTGCTTGTGCAACTGCAATAAGATGCCTCATAGATATAGAAGATTCCGGGGTCCTAGAATCCATCAAGCCACTTTTATCTTCTCTGCCAACGTCCATTCTGTTATTAGGAAAAcacaatgaaatcaaaaatgagaaaacacaaccaaaaactATGGACAAAATAAGGAATAAAAACGTGCATACCTTTCACCAGGTAATGAAATGTACTCTGttgaattttctgttaaaaGAGCAGCGTCATTGATATGAGGGATTGATCGTAGAGTAGGTTTAGATTTTTCTCCAGATGAGGCAGGCCTATTTCTTTGAGTTGTTGCATGATTTTGAGAAGAAACTAAACCTGAACTCTTGCCAGACACAGCCTGAGCCTTCTTTTGAATACCAGTACTAGAGACTTTAACAAGAGGTTTTGTGGATTTCTGCTGTTCTACTACTGGTTTAGTGGTAGAAACCAACTGAGGAGACTTTTTTGGAGAAGTCAAAGTCGGTTTTTCCTCCTTGCAAAACTGCTCGGGTTCTGATTTTGCTGGACTGTGGTAGACATGCACTGCCTTTTCAAGCCTCATTTCATCAATTTGAGGTTTCCTTTCCGGTCTATCTTCGTCTGCCTGAGGTTTGCTAGGTGACAGAGAACTGCTGTTTGACTGGGAACCTGATTCCTTCATGCGGCTCTCCTGAAACTCAGCAGGACATTTGGTACTCTGTTGAGCAGTATCCAAACGCTCATGATTTTCATCAGTGCTCTTCATAGCATCTGAAGAATATGAAGGCCCTTTAATATTTCGGGAAGACCCTCCATGAACcggtgttttgggtttttcctcctcctcttcctcctcataGAGGCACACAGCTCTCCGCTTTCTGTGTGTATGAACTGCTGAAACTCTGACATCAGTAGAAATCAAAGTATCATTCTTCAGAATGCAATCCTTTTCCATTTTATCATCAGAAACCAAAGTATCTGAATCAGACATAGCCTCCAGTGCTCGAAGACGCCGCTTTGTTAGGGGTAGCGCAGCTTCATCACCAGGAGCATTTGGTCCAacaataatattttgggatCTGGAATGGTTCTCTCCTTTCACACGTGAATTCGACTTTTTCAAATCCCATTTTTTAACTGTCTTGTCATCAACAACATCAGAACTTGGAGATAGACTCTTTACAGTTTTAGAGAATGAACCCCGTGGAGCATTGTCCCCTGAGTCTACATGCTTTGACTTTTTGGCAGGATGTGAAATATCATTTGATTCCAAATTAAGCTTTCCAAGCCCAAGTTGAACCTTCTTTGTCCTTCCAGAAAGTTTGTCTTTGGCCTGATCCACAGGATCATCCACAGAGTCCTTCATATCATCTACCGCCTCGATTTGATTTTTGGCTTTAAGCAGATCTTTTGCCTTTTTCCCACCCCTAATACCACTATCTGATTTACGAGCATCTGGTGAAAATTCCCTTTTCCTGCCACCAGAGCCGAGTTTGCCTTTTGTTCCATCTCTCAGTCGCTCACCAGATTTTGGGCGATCAAGAAAGACAGAGCCATCCTCCTTCAATGATGTCACAGAAAAGCTATTTTTGTGTCCTTCAACTGTGCCATCATGTTTTCTCTTTGATCCAGTAATCTTCATAGACTTGTGACCATTTGCTAAGGACCTCTGTCTTTCAGAGTGTTTCTTAGTGCGAACACCATCTTCTTCATGCTTACTACCGGAAACATCTTCCTTCATATTACAAGAATTATCTGGGTTGGATTTCTTTAATACCTCCTTTTTTGGCTGTGAAACTGcagacattttattttttgtctcaGAAGAAATTATTGGAGATGAACTCTCATTTGCTCCACATGAGGTAGATGGATTTACATCTTCAATGCCATTTTCACCTCGGATCTGTGAACAGCGTTCCAACTTAGAGCCAAAATCACCTatgccttcttcttccttcagtGTTTCTCCATTGGAGTCCTGCGTACCCTCACCCCCATCCTTTAATTCGACTTCAACCCCATTATTTTCTACACCATTAACAGACGGAACCTCACATCCAGGGTCAGTATCATCCCTCAAAtcatttgatttctttttttgtaattCATCAAATTCCTCACATATATCCTTCACAGCTTGGGAAAAGTTCTTTGTTTTACCTGGCAGCCGACCTGTTAATTTAACTTTTAACTCACTAGTGAATGCCTGAATATCTGCAGGGGCAACAAAAGCTCTGTGGAGTgggcaaaaaaaagaagcaaattaAGATATCAGAAGCAGCCAATTTAACCAGCACAAAAATACGAAACAGACAGCACAGAAAATGATAACGGAGCAAAAGACAAAGCACGAAGAATTACAGGATATTGGTGTGGTTTAAgtgatttcaatttggatttAGAATAAACATTGAGTTCTAAACTTACCATATTTAGAGGCCAGTCAATATATTAATTAGGAGGGAAGTCTAACTTTAACTTTCAATTCAACGAGAAAAACAGTAGAGGATTATAAAGCAGACTGCCACAATTCAACACTTGCCACAAGATTTTAGTAattgaaaagaacaaaaaggaaCAAATTAAGAAACTATTTCGTGTATGTGTTTGGTTGTCAGAAAATGTAAATTTCACTAGTGAAATTGTTTTCTAGAAAGTTTAGACTATTTTCCTTCCAACATTTTTTGCAAACCAAAGCATTAGAAGAGAGTTTAAATTCTGTTCTTTCATCATCTTTCGCTTCACTTCTTCTAACAACATATGCCCACAAATTTCTCCAACAGCGAAAGCAAAGGACACCAATATGatcttattcttttcttttcatttgtgCACCATTGTAAAAGCTTTTAAAACCACAAACATTCTAATTCATTAACTACAAAACGGTTTCTTAAACCATAAGCTTATTCTATTTAAACTCTATATATTACCCAGTCCTTTTTCATTGGTCCAACACCAAATTTGAGATACAATTTCAAAAATTGCTCAGTTTAATGCAACACTTCCCAAAACTGGGCCCTTTTCTGCACCAGTAGGAACTAAATAGTCAAAATACAATCTTCCACCTTTTAAAACCCTAATCACTTAGTTTTTCGTCTACCAAGACAAACTACTTTGCAggcaaaaatttcaatcttctTCTATTGATAAGCTTCTAGGGCTAACATAAAAAACACATGTATAGATACTAGAATAAAAATTCAGAACGAATCACAAGAAAATCCTAAGCAACAATTGATTAAACATTCCATAAGTGAACTTTtccatttgaaaaataaactggaGGAGAGAAAGTTTACTAAACTGCACATGCAAAGGTTGTGTTTTCACTGTGTTCTTAGATAGAGATGAATCAGATAAACGAATTCATTTTGGCAAAACAAGTTGTCATTTTCAACTTTCCATATCTACAATCAAATATACTGGtgtcttctttttaattaaaagcCCATGTATAACAGGTAGTTCAATTTACATGTAACATATTTTACTGACAGAATGTATTGACATGCATGAACTAATATGAAATTATCAAATAAGATATACTTACATCTCTTTCGTTCCAAAAAATTTGTCAATTTCACCTTTCTGTGATCTACACCCTAGGTTGTCAATATATTAGTGTCTTATTTCTTGTTATGAAACCACCATGTATAAGAGGTTTTCCAAAGTACATGTAACAATTCACTAACAGACTTTATTCAACATACATGAACTAATATGAAATTATCAAATGGGATATACTTACATCTCTTCTGTTCcaaaaaattggacaaaaTACTTCTTAGGATCAGGGACCTTCTTCCAATCTTCAGGCCTGCTAATCTGAAAATTCAAACCCACAAAATCTAGTTCAAATgccaatcaaattggttatAACCCAAAAATCTAACGGAGTTACTATTAaccacaaataaataaaacaaccaaTTCTAAACACGCCAAATTACTGAAAGTTCATGGTCCATATACCAGCTCAGTGCAACAAATCCTAGACATAATATAGattaaacaataaattaaatagatatgacaaaaagaaaaatactttaTTCTAAAAACTTAGACGACCATCATATAAACAGACCTAAGGACAAGATATCCATAATGTCTGAAATCCTCACTATGTTCAGTCCCATTCAGTAAACACACAAGTCCAAAAGCCTATGAAAATTCGTTAGTTATCACATTCTACGAAAAGTCAAATCCAAGTAGAGCACACCGATCAACAAGCAATACAAAAGCATATACTGGAAAACCCTAATGCCcaaacacaaccaaaaacaTAAGCGTAAAGCAGAAACACTACATATACACAAAGTCGTAAATGAAGAGGCGGAAACCATATAGACACAAAGTTGTAGATGAAGAAGCAGAATCCgtaaaagagagaaagcgACAGCGAATTAAAAATCAGACCTTGGCAGGCCAATAGGGGAAGCCCTTGACCTTGGCAAGGACAAGATCGCCGAGACTCAACTGGCTCTTGGCCTTGGCCTTGTTCGCTCCGCGTCTACGCCCCGGAGCCATGGCGTGGACGCCGCAATCTTagaaagcaaaaggaaaaacccTAATTGAATCGTCGCAATCAAATCGCAGAAGCACTTAAGAAAACCCTATACAAGTCCCCAGAGACTCGGAATTG
This window encodes:
- the LOC18790503 gene encoding ENHANCER OF AG-4 protein 2 isoform X2: MAPGRRRGANKAKAKSQLSLGDLVLAKVKGFPYWPAKISRPEDWKKVPDPKKYFVQFFGTEEIAFVAPADIQAFTSELKVKLTGRLPGKTKNFSQAVKDICEEFDELQKKKSNDLRDDTDPGCEVPSVNGVENNGVEVELKDGGEGTQDSNGETLKEEEGIGDFGSKLERCSQIRGENGIEDVNPSTSCGANESSSPIISSETKNKMSAVSQPKKEVLKKSNPDNSCNMKEDVSGSKHEEDGVRTKKHSERQRSLANGHKSMKITGSKRKHDGTVEGHKNSFSVTSLKEDGSVFLDRPKSGERLRDGTKGKLGSGGRKREFSPDARKSDSGIRGGKKAKDLLKAKNQIEAVDDMKDSVDDPVDQAKDKLSGRTKKVQLGLGKLNLESNDISHPAKKSKHVDSGDNAPRGSFSKTVKSLSPSSDVVDDKTVKKWDLKKSNSRVKGENHSRSQNIIVGPNAPGDEAALPLTKRRLRALEAMSDSDTLVSDDKMEKDCILKNDTLISTDVRVSAVHTHRKRRAVCLYEEEEEEEKPKTPVHGGSSRNIKGPSYSSDAMKSTDENHERLDTAQQSTKCPAEFQESRMKESGSQSNSSSLSPSKPQADEDRPERKPQIDEMRLEKAVHVYHSPAKSEPEQFCKEEKPTLTSPKKSPQLVSTTKPVVEQQKSTKPLVKVSSTGIQKKAQAVSGKSSGLVSSQNHATTQRNRPASSGEKSKPTLRSIPHINDAALLTENSTEYISLPGERMDVGREDKSGLMDSRTPESSISMRHLIAVAQAKRKQAHSQSFFLGISNSTLVSNKDLQGRSPSPSEVQGFLSTSSSALQADLPGSNQLTNLASPSTHGRQSASQIQLDIEEISERRVSSGHQTAGGSLSGGTEAAVARDAFEGMIETLSRTKESIGRATRLAIDCAKYGIANEVVELLIRKLEGEPSFHRKVDLFFLVDSITQCSHNQKGIAGASYVPTVQAALPRLLGAAAPPGSGARDNRRQCLKVLRLWIERKIFPESVLRRYMDDIGVSNDDATAGFALRRPSRAERAIDDPIREMEGMFVDEYGSNATFQLPGFLSSHAFEDDEEEDEELPSCSYKETSHSSPVETTHASGESETCAVTPNDRRHCILEDVDGELEMEDVSGHPKDERPSFVNGSFERDPQQQGSDTVTEPASNVCSELPPLPEGSPPLPLDSPPPPPPLPPSPPPPPPPPPLSPSPPPPPPPPLPSQLPPPLPPSGHPPLFPQSSIPTQASLLSQQMLPSQSTMHSSPQGNQLVQIAGNAPHGGPIDAAAKSEMFPQQQACFIPTGVCGPREPSGFNSTRQLEHGHNDMFLSAQVSQPSQQFQQGNTPFPQRPLPPAPPQNPSSHFSYTKPSSQQHPQHPYHAPYSLTPLPDSQRRFADEQRGVWMNGGRPPHSGPPFGHEGYFRPPLDRPPTNNMAFQRSAPNNVPSGAPISGHSASQILPCRPDISAVNCWRPA
- the LOC18790503 gene encoding ENHANCER OF AG-4 protein 2 isoform X3; the protein is MAPGRRRGANKAKAKSQLSLGDLVLAKVKGFPYWPAKISRPEDWKKVPDPKKYFVQFFGTEEIAFVAPADIQAFTSELKVKLTGRLPGKTKNFSQAVKDICEEFDELQKKKSNDLRDDTDPGCEVPSVNGVENNGVEVELKDGGEGTQDSNGETLKEEEGIGDFGSKLERCSQIRGENGIEDVNPSTSCGANESSSPIISSETKNKMSAVSQPKKEVLKKSNPDNSCNMKEDVSGSKHEEDGVRTKKHSERQRSLANGHKSMKITGSKRKHDGTVEGHKNSFSVTSLKEDGSVFLDRPKSGERLRDGTKGKLGSGGRKREFSPDARKSDSGIRGGKKAKDLLKAKNQIEAVDDMKDSVDDPVDQAKDKLSGRTKKVQLGLGKLNLESNDISHPAKKSKHVDSGDNAPRGSFSKTVKSLSPSSDVVDDKTVKKWDLKKSNSRVKGENHSRSQNIIVGPNAPGDEAALPLTKRRLRALEAMSDSDTLVSDDKMEKDCILKNDTLISTDVRVSAVHTHRKRRAVCLYEEEEEEEKPKTPVHGGSSRNIKGPSYSSDAMKSTDENHERLDTAQQSTKCPAEFQESRMKESGSQSNSSSLSPSKPQADEDRPERKPQIDEMRLEKAVHVYHSPAKSEPEQFCKEEKPTLTSPKKSPQLVSTTKPVVEQQKSTKPLVKVSSTGIQKKAQAVSGKSSGLVSSQNHATTQRNRPASSGEKSKPTLRSIPHINDAALLTENSTEYISLPGERMDVGREDKSGLMDSRTPESSISMRHLIAVAQAKRKQAHSQSFFLGISNSTLVSNKDLQGRSPSPSEVQGFLSTSSSALQADLPGSNQLTNLASPSTHGRQSASQIQLDIEEISERRVSSGHQTAGGSLSGGTEAAVARDAFEGMIETLSRTKESIGRATRLAIDCAKYGIANEVVELLIRKLEGEPSFHRKVDLFFLVDSITQCSHNQKGIAGASYVPTVQAALPRLLGAAAPPGSGARDNRRQCLKVLRLWIERKIFPESVLRRYMDDIGVSNDDATAGFALRRPSRAERAIDDPIREMEGMFVDEYGSNATFQLPGFLSSHAFEDDEEEDEELPSCSYKETSHSSPVETTHASGESETCAVTPNDRRHCILEDVDGELEMEDVSGHPKDERPSFVNGSFERDPQQQGSDTVTEPASNVCSELPPLPEGSPPLPLDSPPPPPPLPPSPPPPPPPPPLSPSPPPPPPPPLPSQLPPPLPPSGHPPLFPQSSIPTQASLLSQQMLPSQSTMHSSPQVPYQLPVPHEYCSTSGNQLVQIAGNAPHGGPIDAAAKSEMFPQQQACFIPTGVCGPREPSGFNSTRQLEHGHNDMFLSAQVSQPSQQFQQGYFRPPLDRPPTNNMAFQRSAPNNVPSGAPISGHSASQILPCRPDISAVNCWRPA
- the LOC18790503 gene encoding ENHANCER OF AG-4 protein 2 isoform X1 is translated as MAPGRRRGANKAKAKSQLSLGDLVLAKVKGFPYWPAKISRPEDWKKVPDPKKYFVQFFGTEEIAFVAPADIQAFTSELKVKLTGRLPGKTKNFSQAVKDICEEFDELQKKKSNDLRDDTDPGCEVPSVNGVENNGVEVELKDGGEGTQDSNGETLKEEEGIGDFGSKLERCSQIRGENGIEDVNPSTSCGANESSSPIISSETKNKMSAVSQPKKEVLKKSNPDNSCNMKEDVSGSKHEEDGVRTKKHSERQRSLANGHKSMKITGSKRKHDGTVEGHKNSFSVTSLKEDGSVFLDRPKSGERLRDGTKGKLGSGGRKREFSPDARKSDSGIRGGKKAKDLLKAKNQIEAVDDMKDSVDDPVDQAKDKLSGRTKKVQLGLGKLNLESNDISHPAKKSKHVDSGDNAPRGSFSKTVKSLSPSSDVVDDKTVKKWDLKKSNSRVKGENHSRSQNIIVGPNAPGDEAALPLTKRRLRALEAMSDSDTLVSDDKMEKDCILKNDTLISTDVRVSAVHTHRKRRAVCLYEEEEEEEKPKTPVHGGSSRNIKGPSYSSDAMKSTDENHERLDTAQQSTKCPAEFQESRMKESGSQSNSSSLSPSKPQADEDRPERKPQIDEMRLEKAVHVYHSPAKSEPEQFCKEEKPTLTSPKKSPQLVSTTKPVVEQQKSTKPLVKVSSTGIQKKAQAVSGKSSGLVSSQNHATTQRNRPASSGEKSKPTLRSIPHINDAALLTENSTEYISLPGERMDVGREDKSGLMDSRTPESSISMRHLIAVAQAKRKQAHSQSFFLGISNSTLVSNKDLQGRSPSPSEVQGFLSTSSSALQADLPGSNQLTNLASPSTHGRQSASQIQLDIEEISERRVSSGHQTAGGSLSGGTEAAVARDAFEGMIETLSRTKESIGRATRLAIDCAKYGIANEVVELLIRKLEGEPSFHRKVDLFFLVDSITQCSHNQKGIAGASYVPTVQAALPRLLGAAAPPGSGARDNRRQCLKVLRLWIERKIFPESVLRRYMDDIGVSNDDATAGFALRRPSRAERAIDDPIREMEGMFVDEYGSNATFQLPGFLSSHAFEDDEEEDEELPSCSYKETSHSSPVETTHASGESETCAVTPNDRRHCILEDVDGELEMEDVSGHPKDERPSFVNGSFERDPQQQGSDTVTEPASNVCSELPPLPEGSPPLPLDSPPPPPPLPPSPPPPPPPPPLSPSPPPPPPPPLPSQLPPPLPPSGHPPLFPQSSIPTQASLLSQQMLPSQSTMHSSPQVPYQLPVPHEYCSTSGNQLVQIAGNAPHGGPIDAAAKSEMFPQQQACFIPTGVCGPREPSGFNSTRQLEHGHNDMFLSAQVSQPSQQFQQGNTPFPQRPLPPAPPQNPSSHFSYTKPSSQQHPQHPYHAPYSLTPLPDSQRRFADEQRGVWMNGGRPPHSGPPFGHEGYFRPPLDRPPTNNMAFQRSAPNNVPSGAPISGHSASQILPCRPDISAVNCWRPA